The Sediminispirochaeta bajacaliforniensis DSM 16054 genome contains a region encoding:
- a CDS encoding mannose-1-phosphate guanylyltransferase, translating into MSTTETTSVDNVCILAGGSGTRLWPASNSGRPKQFIPVHEGKSLLLLTVERALALGTGDLFIVTLDEQIDSVAEECAKLSVGKERIKLVAEPAPRNTAPAIAAAASILRNNHRSDETMAVLPSDHLITPTEAFAADMKAAASLASRGFLVTFGIHPSRPETGYGYIEAGEAVEGGRLVRRFREKPDLRTAEAFCRSGDFFWNSGMFCFRIDRFFEELETGREDIAGVFSSITVREPSQRLSGMDLFFRDPEVKAAYGRSPRESVDYAVMEKCRRTAMVEASFTWNDIGSWDELSQVIDNDLELSGQERGKAIAIDSKGCFVHSDLPVALCGVDDLIVVQENGVLLVCKKGEGQLVKKAVEAFREKGLNRFL; encoded by the coding sequence ATGAGTACAACAGAAACCACCAGTGTCGACAACGTCTGCATTCTTGCAGGAGGATCGGGAACCAGGCTCTGGCCAGCCAGCAACTCCGGGAGACCGAAGCAATTCATACCTGTCCATGAAGGAAAGAGCCTTCTTTTGCTTACCGTTGAACGTGCCCTTGCACTGGGAACGGGCGATCTCTTCATCGTCACCCTGGACGAACAGATCGACAGCGTAGCCGAAGAGTGTGCAAAGCTTTCCGTCGGCAAAGAGCGCATCAAACTGGTGGCCGAGCCCGCACCGCGAAATACTGCTCCCGCAATAGCTGCAGCGGCAAGCATCCTTCGCAACAATCACCGATCCGATGAAACCATGGCGGTCCTGCCCTCCGATCATCTTATCACCCCAACCGAAGCTTTTGCCGCTGATATGAAAGCCGCCGCATCTTTGGCTTCACGTGGTTTTCTCGTTACCTTTGGCATCCATCCCTCACGGCCCGAAACCGGCTACGGCTATATCGAGGCTGGCGAGGCGGTTGAGGGAGGGCGTCTTGTTCGCCGTTTCCGCGAGAAGCCCGACCTCCGGACTGCCGAAGCATTTTGCCGTTCCGGAGACTTTTTCTGGAACAGCGGCATGTTTTGTTTTCGTATCGATCGCTTTTTTGAAGAACTTGAGACAGGCAGGGAAGATATCGCCGGGGTCTTCTCGTCGATAACGGTTCGTGAACCGTCGCAGCGGCTTTCCGGTATGGATCTGTTCTTTCGCGATCCCGAAGTGAAAGCAGCCTACGGTCGTAGCCCCAGGGAATCGGTCGATTATGCCGTGATGGAAAAATGCCGTCGGACTGCGATGGTTGAGGCTTCTTTTACTTGGAACGATATCGGCAGTTGGGATGAGCTTTCCCAGGTCATTGACAACGACCTTGAACTCTCCGGACAAGAGCGTGGAAAGGCCATTGCAATCGATAGCAAGGGGTGCTTTGTCCATTCGGATCTTCCTGTGGCCCTTTGCGGGGTCGACGACCTTATCGTGGTACAAGAGAACGGTGTTTTGCTGGTTTGCAAAAAAGGAGAAGGACAACTTGTCAAAAAGGCTGTGGAGGCTTTTCGCGAGAAAGGGCTTAATCGGTTTTTGTAG
- a CDS encoding flavodoxin family protein yields MRIVAFNGSPRKGGNTSRYIDAALEPIRNKGHEAEKVQIGGHMVRGCTACLNCRKTGDGRCIYDDDPMNSWIEAMKKADAIIIASPVYFSDMTPEVKALIDRAGYALRGMAENPLTRKIGAGIAVARRAGHTHTLMSINQFFFINDMVVPGSSYWNVGIARAIGDAEADEEGLKTMRRLGENICWLLEKLG; encoded by the coding sequence ATGAGAATTGTTGCATTTAACGGAAGTCCCCGTAAAGGAGGAAACACCAGCCGTTACATCGACGCGGCCCTTGAGCCCATTCGGAACAAGGGGCACGAGGCCGAAAAGGTGCAGATCGGCGGCCATATGGTACGGGGCTGTACAGCCTGTCTGAACTGCAGGAAAACAGGCGACGGAAGATGCATATACGACGATGATCCGATGAACAGCTGGATCGAGGCCATGAAAAAGGCTGATGCGATCATTATCGCCTCGCCGGTTTATTTTTCAGACATGACTCCGGAGGTAAAGGCCCTGATAGATCGAGCCGGTTATGCCCTGCGGGGGATGGCGGAGAATCCCCTCACGCGCAAAATCGGTGCGGGGATCGCCGTTGCCAGGCGTGCCGGCCATACCCACACCCTTATGAGCATCAACCAATTCTTCTTTATCAACGATATGGTCGTCCCGGGGTCGAGTTACTGGAATGTGGGGATTGCCAGAGCCATCGGCGATGCCGAGGCAGATGAAGAGGGGCTGAAAACCATGCGGCGACTGGGTGAGAATATCTGCTGGCTTCTGGAGAAGCTCGGGTGA